TTGATAACCCTGACCAAAGAATTGGAGAGGACATTTCACTGTTTTCATcacatttattattgttaatatgTCGTTGTATAGACAACTTATTCGacttttttgtttattcaatattgcTATACAAtgttaatttcaaattgtttatttcagcaattatttattcttgtTTTGGCACATTTTTAACTGCTAAATTAGGcatgaatataatattattaaaagttcaagaaaaaaagctTGAAAGTGATTTTAGATATTCAATTATGAGAGTTGGTGAAAATGCAGAAAATGTTGCAATGTATGGAGGAGCTCAGTGCGAGATGGAAAGACATGAgcaaattttaaattcacTGCTTCTCAACTTAACTACGAAAAGATCATTTGAATCTAAAATGGGACTCTTTGGAAGTATTTTTAGAAACCTAATACGTGTTCTGCCTATTGCGGTTATTTCAGGAGACTACTTTTCAGGAAATATCCAACTTGGGAGAATTAATCAGTGTAGCCTTGCATTTAACAGTATAGTTGaagatatttcaattttggTCAATACTTTTAGAGAAATAAGTAATCTACTTTCTTCAATAGATAGAGTAGGGCATTTTATTGCATCGATGGCAGATAACTATATTGAATCTCAATCTATAAATATTGGagagaaattaattagtaGTTTTGAGAATGATTCTAAAACTAGCAGAAAAATTGATTTCTTACATCTTGAAAGCGAGTTTTCAAGACAAATGAAGGAGAAATCTTTAGAATTTAAACTTAATTTCCCGGCAGGAATTGCTTCTAAgtcattaaaaaattgtgttaaattagaatttaCAAACACTCAGGGGAAATCTTCGGTTAATATACGTGGAAAAATTAGATCAGTAATATGGCCAGAACCAAAAATTAAGTTTGAAAGTGTGTCGATTAATACTCCGGAAGAATATCCCAGGAAACtcctttttaatataaactTTATGATTGAACATAGCGATAAAGTCCTAATAACAGGGGACTCCGGCGTTGGGAAATCATCACTCTTAAAGGTAATTTGTGGGATTTGGAAGAATGGGTCAGGAAATATTTATAGGCCACCTTCTagtgaattattatttataccGCAAAAACCCTACTGTACCCAAGCAACGCTAAGGGAACAACTGTTTTATCCGCAAATACCCTCAATTAAAACTAATGGCTATGAATATAAGAATAAGGAAGAACTAGATTCATATCTATTGAAAATTCTTGAGGAAGTTGGGCTGAAATATCTATGTGATCGACTTTCTGAAAGTGGAACAGTTAATTGCTTAGACACCATTAAAGACTGGTCAACAATACTTTCGCTTGGAGAACAGCAAAGACTTGCATTTgcaagaatatttattttcaaaccATCTATTTGTTTCCTTGATGAAGCTACAAGTGCGTTAGACATGGAGACTgaaacaaaattatattcaatgttaagtaaaaaaaagtttacATACGTTAGTGTAGGTCACAGGCCCtcaatatcaatatttcaCAACAAAAAACTCCTTATCAAAAATGGTAACATAATTTTTGAGTGTATATGAACACGAGAAAGATAAATTCCTTTACACAAATATAATTAGTATATGaccttttttttatttctttttttggCGGAAATAACAAAAGAAATGATTTTTAGTGATATTAtcaatgaaataaaaaagaacGAATATATCACAGAAGTTTCTTATCATTCTTCTGGTGAGTAGATAAAGTTTACTCagtttttaattattacatATTTCTGTAGGTGATAGGCTTGTAACAGCAGATATTAAGCAAAATTTCCATATTTTTGATCTTCTTCCAACATGCTCCAATTACGATTATTTGTTTAGATTAATTTGGGTGGAGACGTCCACTCTTTATGATAGCAGTATTGTTGGTActatttcaagaatttcGTGGGCACCAGAGTGTTTTGGTCAATTATTCGTGGCTGGTACCACACAAAAGAACATTTCAATTTGGTCAGAGACTAGAAAAGGATATCAAGATACATATCATATtataagaaataattttgtttttgaaaatgGTCTTGGTTTTAAAAATGGTACATTTTTcgatattaataatggtaGTTCCTGGAAGCTTACGACTGCTTTTTCTCCTTTTAAAGGCAAGATCAGCAATATTAAGTTTGCAGATAAGGATCATGGATTAATTTTTGCTGCATGTGACTCTAACGGTATTGTTGGGATTTTCAAATGCAACGATATGGCAATGAAAGCAGAATGGGAGTTAGAGACACTTAAGGTTAGAAAAACCGACCATTTTGTAGATTTGGGCATCGCAAATATGGAGAAACATTATACATGTTGTTTGGATTGGATACCATACCACGTGAGTAGTGGTATTGGGATTACAGTTGCAATTAGTAatcatatttatatattcaaaaaaaaatctattttttGGAATTGTGTTGAAACGATAGCTGTTAACAATGCaggaataattaaagaCATTTCTTGGTCAAAACTTGCATTATTTTCAGACTTTTACAAGCTTGCAAGCTTACATGAGGACAATACTTTGATAATTTGGAAATCAACAGATTCTCCTAATATAAACGAATTAGGCAGGAATAAAACCATTTCACAATTAAACAAGTTTGAAAGTATAGGCTCAATAGTAAGTTTTGcgttctttttttttcattgaAGGCAGTAATTATATATAGGAACGAATATATTGGCATTCTCTAGGACAAATATTGGCATGTATCGGATATGACGGTCATGTAAGTTTTCCATTATCTTGTATTGCAATTTACTTTAATTCTATCAAGACAAAATACTTATTAAACGAAGataagaataaattaagaGAAATTACAGAAACATAATATGATTAAatcttattttattttattataagcTACTGTCAGCATCATACTGAGCGTATATTTGCTTATTCTACAAATGGTTAATATTATAACAAAGGATCGAATTTTcggaaaaatattttttagatttgctttaaattcaattttctcttgttttaatatttaaaagcTTAATTTACTGATTCAAAATCATTTCCAAGCAAATACTAAATTATACTTGAATGTTGATAAACAacagaaaatataaaatactcgcaattaaataataaagaaaaaattataattccTTCGGATAACTTTAGAAAATCaaacaataatttcaaattttaaattccaatataaaataaatctttaatgGATAACAAAACCATAACcagaaatttaatttaatttgatttatgTATAAGTTAGAATGTCAAAAGGCCATGAATTGagttttttcaaatatattccaaatgttttttcaaaaaaaccAAATTgtaagaaatattttagttcttttgaaattaaaaaagtaCTTTTAACGGAGAAAGAtggaattaaattaaagcCTGAAGATAAAAAtcataatttaattgaacTAATTACTAAATATAACTCATTTTGcagttattattttaacataattaataatatagaaTATAAGAATGACACATGCATAAAATTGTTTCCAAAACATTCAATTAAAATGTTCAAAGTTCTAGGAGTGAATTTAACAGAGGAAGAGATTACTGAATTTTTTTGCAACTTTTTCCAAACTACtaagaaaaaatgttttATTCATTCAACTTCAAATGCAGAACGTACCGTTGAAAACATGttaatttggaattttttaagtaattttatttatcaaaatacTAGGGGAGtagatttaataaatttaaaaagcTTATTTAAGAACAATTTGTGTAATATGCATTTTAATGCTATGAAATCGATTATAATTGTAGATCAAAAATTCTTATCAGCTTTCTCTCCTTGCTCCTACAGTGTTTACTTTCCTCCAATAATGGATGAAGTTATTCCAATTTGTACTTCAATTGTAGATTTGGCTTGcaaatctttaaataattccaaCCCTGCAGAATGGTCAACTCAAATATTGGTTTGGATATCTAGTTTATTAAGAATTAGTGATTTTAATGGGGTATTAAAGATACTAATTACAATGAATTCAattctaaataataatcacAATAATCTTAAGTCATCAATTTCTTATGGCGTGTTTCCTTATCTTTGGGAAGGACTATTGGATATGTTTTTGTTGATCAATCAGACTGTTTCGAGGTccttaataaatattgtcAAAACTATTCCAGTTTGCGGAATAGTTTTCAAATcagaaattttaaaaaagttttttattgaagaaagaGTGAATTTATCTATTGAATTCcaaaaagaattatcaaGTAAGCTCAGAGATGTAGAAAACACTATTAGCAAGTCACCTAATGCAAAGATCTTTCGaaatttattcttaaaaaatgataCCTTTGATAAATTTCGACATCAAAGATATAATTTGTTAGAAAATTACAGAAATCTGGATAAAAGCATTTATAGTTCAAAATTACCATACTCCTCAAAACATGAAAAAGCTCATTTtgaatcaataaataaaaactttGAAGGTAAATACAACCTGTTTCAGAATTGTAATAAACTCAAGCTGAATTCTGGACTAAATTCAGATAATTTGGAATTCAAAGTGATCAGGTATGAGAATTCTGTTTTGACTGTTTGTGCAATTTGCAATAGCCGAATTTTTCGAAAAGGCGATATAACACTTATACAACCATTTAACAAACAACTTACATTAAATGGAAAACAAATCATGTCTTTTAGACAACTAGCTATTGTTTTGAatgttatttttattaagcAATCACTTAAGTTTCAAGGAAATACTTTGAAgctaaaattaaaaataactgATCCTGGAATAGATCCAAGTATTTATAAGcattgtattattatttgtttattgaattattataaatatattaaaaaaacaacATTAATAAGACGTCTTTCATTAAAGTTCCCCCAACCATACTTATCTTtgatagaaaatattaatagagaaatatttgaaaacttgatttataatttatcaaatgaaaataaaagtcCTAACGACAAAttagttattattttttctaaaaGGCTAAAGTACGTATATTTATACCATAGAGTAGAAATAAAATGCATATTATTTAGAcaagaaatattcaattttaaaaatgacagtttttttaataacaaGAGACAAGATTTATTCAGTTATTTGTTAAGCTTTCCAAAAATAGATTGCaatattataaagaaaataatatatttgacaAAATTGCAAAAGAATATAGTTTTCTTGGCTTTAAACTCGATTGCAAtgattataaataatatgaaCTACACTAACAGAATAAATATCATAAGTATGATAGCTTTTTTGCAGAAAGCTATCATTCCGAAcgcaaaaatattaattcttgcAAGTAGATTTGAATATGCAAAAATGATTAAGCATGCTCTATGTACTTTAAATATCTCCGCAAAGATATTAGAAGAAGAGTATATATTATACAAAGCAGAGTACATCAAACTTAGAACAGAAAAGAATAGTTTTAGAGGGCTCCCAAGATATGAAAATTGGTTATATAGAGAAATGGTTGTAGAAGAACATGAcataattattatcaataatattgaacttaactttaattttgttaaaaaaagtCTTAACATTGAAAGAAAGTCGAATGAAAGTTCATGTTTTGATCATTTACTTATAGAAGATGTTGGAGTATTGTCTAGATTAgatattttattacttttcATATTAccatttaataatataacaCTTTTTAATAGCGGATTTATGGtcaatgatttttttaCAAAAGGAGACGCGAAAAAATGGGTAGATATTGCATTAGgagattaataatttaaattttaaaaacttCATCTAAAATATgacaattttttaaataaatggaatcattattaaaacatTTAGCTGACGAAAAAAAACGTTAATTTTTAAACTAATTGCGATTTAATATTcgattttgaattttattcACGAAACACAATTGTTCATTCTTAATCATATTGAGATAATTCATTTAGTTGTTCTATTTGTCTTCAATGAGGGTTGTTAATAACATCACTCATTCTCTAATAGGAATTTGACCTGagtaaaattatttatgaaATGATTTGTCTAAAGAGAATAATACTAGTATTTTAGTTGAGGATAAACTAACAATATCTAAAAATGAATACAATAAAAGTTGAATATCGTATAAAAATCCCAATTTTTACCCATCATATATGAATTTACAAAATCATAATATGATCATGCAAATAATTAAGACTATTAAATTAAGCattatgaaattaaaatttaagttaaatattttgtgatcaaatgtaaaaaaaaaaaacatgaAGTTGTTAGTAGTCCTTAAATTCAGATTGAcgaaataaataatataaactTGGCGGTTATCAAACCATGTAATGATTTTAATTGTGTAATTACTTAATTAACTCTAATTGCCTTCATGTTAAGATAGAGTAAGTTTTCAAAATGGATATTAATCTATTTGAGACGTTATTCGAGCTTTCAAGAAGTAATAGATTTGAAGATTTGTTATTTCAATGCATagagttattattaaacaGGATTAGTaccattttttctttcgAAAATAAACATGCCAATaacaaatcaaaaaataagagAAATGCAGCTTTGTCTGATATTTTTGATAgtttaattgaaatttttgaatgtAATGCTCATatggaaataatttttgcAATTAAAAAAGGTTTGATGAAAGTAAAAAACTTTAGCCAAACAGAAAAGTTGTTTCAAACGAATATCAACAAAGTAttaaattgttttaatgacatatataaaatttatgGATTTATTGCAGTTTGCTGTATTGAactcaaagaaaaaaaaacattgactcattttttaattctatcTCACAATATTCTTCCCTGTTTTTTGATTGGAGATTTGCTCTTTCTAAAAAAAGGTGTAACAGGAGTTTGGAATACCGAAAAAGTATTGATATCTTCAATAGCAAGGg
This Cryptosporidium parvum Iowa II chromosome 7, whole genome shotgun sequence DNA region includes the following protein-coding sequences:
- a CDS encoding ABC transporter with ATpase domain plus 3 transmembrane regions, translated to MSFFYQNHSGDKTNLQINKGEIYEHAKKKQIDYAVKQGITGSIKMVWGLCYEYFISNGSNELIGRPINRNNGKSVLSKIKLPKYKLLLTFLLILGSSIVSYYFSLLIGSFWSALETKNKDRFQKILFYYFLMLIINGAINCARTDMSIRIQIDLRMWLTNLILKQYYSDLTYYQFSINKMIDNPDQRIGEDISLFSSHLLLLICRCIDNLFDFFVYSILLYNVNFKLFISAIIYSCFGTFLTAKLGMNIILLKVQEKKLESDFRYSIMRVGENAENVAMYGGAQCEMERHEQILNSLLLNLTTKRSFESKMGLFGSIFRNLIRVLPIAVISGDYFSGNIQLGRINQCSLAFNSIVEDISILVNTFREISNLLSSIDRVGHFIASMADNYIESQSINIGEKLISSFENDSKTSRKIDFLHLESEFSRQMKEKSLEFKLNFPAGIASKSLKNCVKLEFTNTQGKSSVNIRGKIRSVIWPEPKIKFESVSINTPEEYPRKLLFNINFMIEHSDKVLITGDSGVGKSSLLKVICGIWKNGSGNIYRPPSSELLFIPQKPYCTQATLREQLFYPQIPSIKTNGYEYKNKEELDSYLLKILEEVGLKYLCDRLSESGTVNCLDTIKDWSTILSLGEQQRLAFARIFIFKPSICFLDEATSALDMETETKLYSMLSKKKFTYVSVGHRPSISIFHNKKLLIKNGNIIFECI
- a CDS encoding WD40 protein is translated as LLHISVGDRLVTADIKQNFHIFDLLPTCSNYDYLFRLIWVETSTLYDSSIVGTISRISWAPECFGQLFVAGTTQKNISIWSETRKGYQDTYHIIRNNFVFENGLGFKNGTFFDINNGSSWKLTTAFSPFKGKISNIKFADKDHGLIFAACDSNGIVGIFKCNDMAMKAEWELETLKVRKTDHFVDLGIANMEKHYTCCLDWIPYHVSSGIGITVAISNHIYIFKKKSIFWNCVETIAVNNAGIIKDISWSKLALFSDFYKLASLHEDNTLIIWKSTDSPNINELGRNKTISQLNKFESIGSIVSFAFFFFH